A region from the Manihot esculenta cultivar AM560-2 chromosome 13, M.esculenta_v8, whole genome shotgun sequence genome encodes:
- the LOC122721475 gene encoding uncharacterized protein LOC122721475, giving the protein MPPRVGNRNRGRVVCTTGLADIGRPHRDPTVTPPPLDRMADHVLLGSGEGHGDSASHGVESRTYPAAPSFPSAPAVAPPVAPAAPPLVPPVAPANPFQINADLGAFVAQVVTAAVTAKPRDPWEIVDRARRLGAYDFEGSSDADIADKWLKKVLKVFELMKVTDADKVDNVHGLLQGKADDILPSEEAKCDRFRQGLHVNIRSSMTWFRGNNFRELVEAALNVEKVKQEEKEYEQRMSRKHMQGSQGFRERPAKRGSSSFQSQAGYRGSGRGSFVNTEQQVARPQSSQSLVAQPVGSSFGAQTRGQGYNSGFEQRKRHFPQCATCGKYHAGECRKFDRGCFECGSSGHFKKDCPLLIARDSGSQQGSVAPQNLKYGMTPSQGVPMARVGPSTSRASGATSSSQPRPMMQPGRPRTQARVFAMTQQEARASPELVTGMLTIFNKDAYILIDPGSTHSFISQSFSKHANRELKPLDCGLAMSTPVGDSVVCEHVYRDCVVKLGDHELLVDLIPLCLQDLDVILGMDWLSRHHATIDCFEKSVVFNSPEGSKFTFFGERRLLPSYVISAMTTRKMLRKGCQAYLAYVVDSNLEGPKLEDIPVVNEFPDVFPEELPGLPPDREIELSIELNPGTAPISMAPYRMAPAELKELKAQLQELLDKGFIRPNVSPWGAPVLFVKKKDGSLRLCIDYRQLNRVTVRNKYPLPRIDDLFDQLQGAKVFSKIDLWSGYHQLKIKESEIPKTTFRTRYGHYEFLYILVARKSMRCIYG; this is encoded by the exons ATGCCGCCCAGAGTAGGCAATAGAAATCGGGGCCGTGTTGTTTGTACAACTGGATTAGCTGATATTGGTCGACCTCATAGGGATCCTACAGTTACACCTCCACCTCTAGATAGGATGGCAGATCATGTTTTGCTTGGGAGCGGAGAAGGGCATGGAGATTCTGCTTCTCATGGTGTTGAATCAAGAACATATCCGGCTGCACCTTCATTTCCTTCAGCACCTGCAGTTGCACCTCCTGTCGCACCTGCAGCTCCACCTCTTGTTCCACCTGTAGCACCAGCTAATCCTTTTCAGATAAATGCCGACTTGGGTGCTTTTGTGGCACAAGTAGTTACAGCAGCTGTTACAGCCAAACCTAGAGATCCGTGGGAGATAGTGGATCGTGCTAGACGTTTGGGAGCTTATGATTTTGAGGGTTCTTCTGATGCTGACATTGCAGATAAATGGTTAAAGAAAGTactaaaagtgtttgaattaaTGAAGGTGACTGATGCAGATAAAGTAGATAATGTACATGGATTGCTTCAGGGTAAAGCTGATG ACATACTGCCTTCTGAGGAAGCTAAATGTGACAGATTCAGACAGGGTCTACATGTTAATATCAGATCATCTATGACCTGGTTCAGAGGTAATAATTTCAGAGAGTTGGTGGAAGCAGCTTTGAATGTTGAGAAAGTTaagcaagaagaaaaagagtaTGAGCAGAGGATGAGTAGAAAACATATGCAGGGTTCACAGGGGTTCAGAGAAAGACCAGCTAAGAGAGGGAGCAGTTCATTTCAGTCCCAAGCTGGATACAGAGGTAGTGGTAGAGGTTCTTTTGTTAACACAGAGCAGCAGGTTGCTCGACCACAATCTAGTCAGAGTTTAGTAGCACAGCCAGTGGGTAGTTCCTTTGGGGCACAGACACGTGGGCAAGGATATAATTCTGGGTTTGAGCAAAGGAAGAGACATTTTCCTCAATGTGCCACCTGTGGTAAATATCATGCTGGGGAGTGCAGAAAATTCGATAGGGGTTGTTTTGAATGTGGCTCTTCGGGGCATTTTAAGAAAGATTGTCCATTGCTGATAGCCAGAGACAGTGGTTCTCAGCAAGGGTCAGTGGCACCTCAGAATCTAAAGTATGGTATGACACCATCACAGGGAGTACCCATGGCACGAGTTGGACCAAGCACAAGCAGAGCCAGTGGAGCTACTTCATCTTCTCAGCCTAGACCAATGATGCAACCTGGCAGACCTCGCACTCAAGCTAGAGTTTttgctatgacacagcaggaggcacgaGCATCTCCAGAATTGGTGACTGGTATGTTaactatttttaataaagatGCGTACATTCTTATAGATCCTGGTTCCACTCACTCTTTCATATCTCAATCCTTCTCTAAGCATGCTAATAGAGAATTAAAACCCTTAGACTGTGGATTAGCTATGAGTACTCCAGTTGGGGATTCTGTAGTATGTGAACATGTGTATAGGGATTGTGTTGTTAAGTTGGGTGACCATGAGTTATTAGTGGATCTGATTCCTTTGTGTCTACAAGATCTAGATGTCATCCTAGGTATGGACTGGTTATCCCGTCATCATGCCACAATAGATTGCTTTGAGAAATCAGTGGTATTTAATAGTCCAGAAGGGTCCAAGTTCACTTTCTTTGGGGAGAGGCGTTTACTTCCTTCTTATGTGATTTCGGCCATGACCACTAGGAAGATGCTTCGGAAGGGTTGTCAAGCATATTTAGCCTATGTGGTGGACAGTAACCTAGAAGGACCTAAATTGGAGGATATACCAGTAGTAAACGAGTTTCctgatgtatttcctgaagaaCTTCCTGGGTTGCCTCCAGATAGAGAGATTGAATTATCTATTGAGTTAAATCCAGGTACAGCTCCTATTTCTATGGCACCATACAGAATGGCTCCGGCAGAactgaaagagttaaaagcacAATTGCAGGAGCTACTTGATAAAGGTTTCATCAGACCCAATGTTTCACCTTGGGGAGCCCCTGTGCtatttgtgaagaagaaggatggttcCTTAAGAttgtgtattgactacagacaattGAATCGAGTTACTGTGCGaaataagtatcctttacctcgCATTGATGATCTTTTTGATCAACTCCAAGGTGCTAAAGTATTCTCTAAGATTGATTTGTGGTCTGGGTATCATCAATTGAAGATCAAGGAGTCTGAAATACCTAAGACAACCTTCAGAACTCGTtacgggcattatgagttcctc tatATTCTCGTAGCAAGGAAGAGCATGAGATGCATTTACGGATAG